The Crassostrea angulata isolate pt1a10 chromosome 1, ASM2561291v2, whole genome shotgun sequence nucleotide sequence GTTTTACATTTGAGCTAGGTTAGATCATTAATACCGGTTTACACCGGTAAATTTGATAAAGTTAAGATACGAGCAATAtcaaaatgaatgtaaattcAAATATCACTTGCAAGTCGACAGATTCAAAAAGTCAATTTACATTACATTCACGATAAAGTAATTTATATTAATGTCAGAAAACTTTGTTATAGAATAGCAAAATTCAATACTGAGACATGTCAAATTTACTGCATGACTCTTTTCATGTACTTTATgtcctaaattgtaaaaaaaaaattatatattggttgaaaatttaagaaatattttgcaTCAAATGACATTTGATAATCTTGTCAATaatggaaaaaagaaatgatttcaatgtaaaatagtttttaaaaaatcaaataaaactagcagctttcttttgttttaatacaGTTTTTTGTATTCTACGTGATATCATATTTTGCATATTGAGAATGATACGCCATTCGACATTTGATGTTCAATGACGTCATTCAGCACGCTGAATTATTATGTTTCGGTTATTTATATCAAAACCAAAAGTTATTCCtgtctttattttcaaagactcgtagaatattttttgaaagtgggggggggggtcggtttAATATCTAATATcctgacaagcaattaaaaacaacaatcatCATGTACTCAAAATCCTAATTCGTAGAGGAAAGGAGATATGACACTGCCTTAAAAATTTCAAACCGTCTATtgtaatgtttattttgttttatttccctTCAATTTTAAGCCACTTTcttaaaaaattcaagtttcTATACATTTAATTTAAGTGATGTTAAGGGCTGCAAAAATAAGTAGGAGGATTGTCCCATTCTTGCCCCCTCCTCCACCTACCCTTGATGCTACGTGCATGATTATTATCAAAAAAACTAGGTGAACCTTAAAAATATAACAgctaatgaaacaaaaataacacCCTTAGAACTATTAAACTTACTGTATCTACAATAGATTTTACCGCTTGTTATGTGTTATCCATTTTATCTTCATAAGATAAAGATAATTGTGGATTGGTAGTTGAACACATTTTAAACGTAAAACTTTCAGGTTAGTGCAAATCTTTTCATCTTTTTCGTTTGTTAGGAAGAGAGAGATTTAACGTAACTTATTTTCGACGACATTCTCAAAAGTTTGAGTGTTAAGAAGATTATTTAATTAGGACTAGAGATGTTCATGAAATAGGgtgatataaacaaaaattactcaaattgatatttttcatttaaaaaacaaaccttTATCTCAAAATGTcatttgatgatgatgattttgACTGAATTTAACCATTTCTTATAAAAACAGGTATCAATTTGGATTGATATCACGACAAAAATACGGGTTGGTCATGTAGTCAAATATCATATAGCCTTTCATATTGATAACTATAACGTTGCTTTTGACAAGACTACAAATTTCATTATGATAAATTGAAAAAGTTAAGAAAATTAACTCGcacaattgaaaaaaaccccactgtAGTTCGGCAAAATATTACTACTTCCGTTGAAATAAAAGTGGTAGAGCGGTTGGAAATTTGAACACTTTACGATCTTTCTATGCAGAAAATTATCTTTCTCATGTTAAATAATGATCGTAAGCattgaaagatatttttcttGGACTTTTCACtagaaaaattcaatatttaaacaaaaaacccaagaaattgattttcttcaatggaatttttttagaagaaaacgTCTAATAAACACAAACACACGGCTTTCCCTGAAAAGAGAATAAAACGTTCACATTAAAGTGTCATTATTACACCTTTATTCAATTCTGGAGAAAAAAATATCGACTTTTTAATGTCATTCAAAAactgtaatattttttgaaacattttgttCTTACCAGTGGTTTTTCACAAACATAGTGGTTCTTTTGTCCACAGCTGTCGACGTGCCAGTGGAATTTGTAGGACCTCTTGAACATACCGCAGTTGTAGTCACCATGCTCATGATACACGGGTTCATTACTGTACCAATCAAATTTGTGGCAAGGCTTGGCAACGAATCCCCAGCACCACCTGTGTTTGTTTGGTCGCAGAATGTCGTTCAGGCCAAGCCAAGATCCTCCTCTAACTTTACAATTAATCTTAAGTTATAAACTGTGCTATGATATTCCCCTAAGTAAATGAAATTCAGCACCGATGTTTTAACGTAAAAAAGAATCCACATACCTCCATAGACACTCAACATGTGTCTGACGTACGTGTTCTCGTGAGATTGATCAATAGAGACCAGATAACCACCCATGGCTACACATTTCATCTATCAAACGACAATTTCAACTTTAAGTATAACTACACTACAAAAAATTTTATTAACCGAATcatcttatcttttaaaataattaatatatatttccaTTCATTTTGTAACTTGACACTTACTGAGGCTGTGTACCAGTTGAGCTTTTGTCTGCTAAACCAATAACAACGGTTGTTGTACTGATGCCATCCTGGTCCACAGCCACCTGATACAAATTTTGCTGCAGCGTACTTAAAAGCGCTGTACTTTGGTGCAAAGTCATAGCTGGCCTCAGACACTGCCAAATATGgagaagaaaacatttttaatcaaaagtctCTCTATTaagattttgaatgaatttcacATCTGTTCGTTTAAGTAACAACCAAACTAAATATTCACTTTCTGATCGAAAtccattataaaaattaattttttttagagtacAGAATTATTAACATCAATCATGTTTATCATCTCAgtagagaaaaatattcaaacataaaTCAACTACatgacaaattttatttaaagagTTATTTTTGTCTGATTTTCATCAATATTagatttgttttttaagtatgattttacatttaaattacaaatgGTGTCTTACCAGCCACAAGAACACCGAGAGCAAGAGCAACTGCTATGACTATGTTCATCTTGGGACAAGTCCTGATTGGTGACTTCTGtgaaataaatttctttttataatgttGGCAAATCAGATCGATTTCCATATCCTCGCCTAAATCGTGTTAATCAAATTAACCATTGTGTTGTTGGCTGGTCATGGTCTTACATTGCGCACAAATTCAGCAATTTCGTCCTTTGCAACGTCTTGCTGGCAGTTTCGTATACttcattaaatttgtttattcaGCATGATGCGTTAATAGTTTTACATGCATACTAACTATTGTGTACTTTAGCAGGTATATATACCACACAGTATTCTAGAGCAAAGGACAGTTACCGAATAAAACAGGAGCTATGAAGTCGTTTGTAGCAGTCGCTCTGATCATTTGTCTCTGGGCAGGTAAAATTCATATTGTGacattattttgttaagacTACCAGTTCATCCGTAGTAGTGCAATTAAATTACGTGTTGCGTAAgacaaatcaaaagaaaaataaatcatattttgtaaGAACGGGGGACTTTAATAGACTTTTATAAATCTTGTAAGTCGTGTGTGTAATGTGATCTAGGTCTGACATGAAGttcttagttttttttataaattctttaCCATATTTGATCATTTCAGTTGTAAATGCCAGCTATGATAATGCCCCCAAATACAGTGCCTTTGGTTATGCTGCTGCAAAGCTCACTGGCAGACACTGTCCTCCCAGATGGCTCCAGTACCACCAGAGCTGTTACTACTTCAGCAGAGACAGGATGAGTTGGTGGCAGGCTTCAGTAATATGAATAAATTATCACAAATACAATTTAAGCACATTGATGAAAATAAACCTCATTTGCTTAATGCCTTTCGTGTTTTTtaaaagacttttttttaaaaattcagatgaAATGTGCTTCTATGGGAGGATTCCTGTGTAATATTGATGAAGCTCACGAAAACACTTACATCAGACATCACCTCTCTATGTACCAAGGTGATTTATCGAAAATCAATTGTATAAAGTATCTAACATGCAGATTTATATATCAAGTAACAACTTCGGGAATGATTTATAATGCTTACATAAATGCACAATGCAAATAACATGATTAAAAGTGATTGATTAAAATTCTGAAACACAGTTTTTTGGGCAATAAAAACTACCTGTTGATCAAACTACACATTTTATGGTGTATATGTATGCATATGCAATAGTATCCAGTATCCAAGCACAAATactacataaatatatttttaccttACATTTTTCTGCTTTTATAGTATCCCCTGGAGCGTGGTTCGGTCTGAACGACTGTTTGTATCCCAACGTCCACAGATGGGGCTGGGGATTCTCCAACAAACGATGCCACAAGTTTGACTGGTATGCTGGCGAGCCTGTGTACCATCAGAAAGGAGACTATAACTGTGGTATCTTCTGGAGCAACTACAAATATCACTGGCATGTTGATAGCTGTACACAGAGAAACTACTACGTCTGTGAAATGAAGATGGTAAgtagataaagaaaaaagtttacCGAGTTTACAATCACTTTTAACTGCATTcagataaatataaatttacattCTTTTACAATTTCAGGGAAAGCCTTGCAAGTGCCAATACTAAGCAAAATGTAgagtaatacaaaataaaacaatatttagatAACATCTTACTTGGCTTGTTATTCGCATCATATATTCCAgttgtatgatataatatacatgtatactgtggaagtgtattttgctaatttttcaacGTCAGCAAAGTTCATCCACACCATTAATATACTGTAAAGCCTTTGTATACATGCAGTGCGTGGTTATTCTTCTATTTGCTCCagacacatacatgtagtacaaaagACTTCAACAATTAGAGGAATTcgaatatttataattttttaaataaatttgatttttgtatgaacAAGTGCTTTTCGTTTGTATACAGAACAAGtgatgaaataaaagaaaaaaaaataacttcttgAATCCTAAAAACCTGTAtttaaaaaacccccaaaacctCCATGTATTACCGGTATCTTAAAAGATGAGAGAGCAAAACTTAATATTATTGGAAAAGCACAAGTTAAAATTATAGCAAaactatgtttttttaatacttcTTATATATATGGGTTGtcttataaatataagcatCAAACAATATGCAGTTATAACTGACTTTattcaaaagttaaaaaaatattacaaaaccaATCTACACAAGACTGGAGAAGTATCATAGATAACTTACCAAAATgtattaatcataaaatttttaaaaaatcaaatttcactTTAGGGAAGTATCTGCTAATATTACCGAGAGATCTACGGATCACATTTACAGAACACAATGTTGTTTCCTGTAATTGCATGTGCATAAAATTGTGACATTTAGTATGATGTCAATCTTATGGTCATTCTTATCACATCACAGGAATGCACATTGTTCTTCGTCTTAAAAAAACTTGCATATCATAGTTATGGATCCCATCGCTGCTTAAATCTGCGTACCTTATGCAACGGTTACCAATGTCAATATATATTGTGCCTTGAATTAAGAGTCATTGTCAAAAACACAAGATCTTTGATAGTATATCACTAAAAGTAAATATTCCAGTACCCTGGAcacataaaaaattcaattctgtaaacaatgaatatatttaattatatatgagaGATATCGATTATGAAAACCTCCTACacacacccctgcgaatgtgttcggaatgttttctttatcgttgctaagtatgtaataaatccagaggtgttcgaatgaaagttcacgagacttcaccgagatttgttcagttcctgtgaaatttcgagcggaagtataagtgttcggataatattctcaaaatacgtaagtactggtcgatttTCATACCATATCcttctttgatttatgttaaaacatcaacatcttttaagatgtatgtcttatttcaccatttagaggttttttaaattaaacgatgatactcgaaacagagttatcgttcgtgttcaaccacgtgtagagtggttgataatataaacattgggttgcttaataaaatcatagccatgtttgatccttgtggtgtgcaataccatgtttttaaaaaaataatgggtgaatgttttgcataaaaacttaatatatcgagcaatttttaagaaacattctgcataaaatagtacagtctgtttcactattagtgttattactaggtcaggcggggatcaaaaattaattcttggggggggggggggttgtctaCTACGCATGTTTATtgtcgcaacagcagaaaaaaaactatttttgtattgtcacatttaccGGTATTTCTAGGACACATTTTacccaccaattaatgaagataaagtttaaaatcaataaacctctagaatttatatttgactacaagtacctagattctctaagatagactataaacacgaggcacgatttttactgcgaaactgaaagggtcaaataaaaccacgtgatttaaaatttaaatgacaataacattcgcaggggtgacacAATACACATGAAAATGTATactattttgtataaatattggaCCGTTAAGGATCGTCTATATGAACtcaattttaaaagatgattttgtactttaaaatatttacatagatGAAAGATGTACatatcaatatgatattgtttatttttaacaaagagCACATACCATATATAAAAATACGAGTTAAATGttcatctatactactatattaaaataatagactcgaatttttaagctttaataccgataaatcggaagagtattgccttttgttttatatattttaaacatcattggtacttgaagattaccaatttgtttttattttttctcaatcaagcttcgttaattaataatcagtgaaaattcctcaaacaattccggaaatcatctggattttttggattttacaatctagcgcgtgcgcaatacattcacgctaacgggatctttagtttatgtttccacaaaatcatatttgcattaataaactcagaaacgatagtACAAATACGtgcaaattttcattggaaatttaattgttatatactctgtttatatatattaattttatgattccttatgagagaaattatagaataacaaatatacatatttacttaGACTTACTTGTCTTCGTGTATCtcttaggagagtgaagatataATGTATAGATTGTTTTgtcgttaaaatgaaaaaaactatttatatcctacggacccggttttacgatagaatgcattccgtgtattgtctctgtagcaaaggaaatacgtgtacgttgttGAAAAAGTGTagaatttttacattatatggattaaagttttagatgaaaggtatttacagtcaGTCTCAAAATGGTTAATTATgattaatttgactgttattttcaatgcttcttcattaattttctccaaaatcgttacGGGGCGATTCTGCAATTATTTGTTACATTATAGGTATATGTGAggcatttaaaataataaatggttacattgaaattaatgttaaaatgggCTTGGCCTCCCTGtggatgtatctatttcgtaaatgtccgatatgcaatgtcaacccgtgcacgcacgggtcaaagtctagttataAAAAATGCAAAGGTTCAAAATTGAGATTGTTTACAAGTTCTTGCTGTAgaggtttttaataaaaaattatttcaatctGTAAAGGTTGGAGTCTGTATGGAATGGATTATCTATGTACGTCTagtatattatatatgtttaaagttCCGTGTGCGATTTGTGTAGAGAAGAGATAATTAAGAACTAATATAGCAATGtatttttatgtgtaaaaaaacaacaaggaAACCAGTGGAATTTGAATACATGAAAAAAGGTATTATTTagaataattttatcatttgatttttatgtattgtttaataaattacttgacacatttttatttaatgtttgtttgaGTGCTCGTTGAACCATGACCAAACAAACATGtaaaagttgtcatttaatCGTCTaggtttaaaggggcatggtcacgattttggtcaaaaattatttttctagttttaaaatttacaatgcttcagaaaggcatttttaataggcaaccaaaatttgagtgtcatttgttgagttataagcaagtaaCAGAACTTGACTTTCTTcgcaatgtaaacaaagtgtttgtttacattttgaacgttgaagtaaaaattccttttaaaacctaaaacgaatgtgttaaacattaggAATTGCTTATCTTtgcttaaaattattaataataaaaagatagacaaataagctggaaaaatattttttataggtatattgaacctatgtaaacaaaaacagggcacgagccttgtgtACATGACAGAGAACTGTGAGCCCCGTATcatgcttataactctacaaatgactatccaattttatttgatcattagaaatgcatttcaaaagcAATGTAAATActcaaaacataaaaatagattttgaccaaaatcgtgaccatgcccctttaaagaacAGGTTACTCTTTTCACATCGTGTATCGTTTCAGAAGGTGTGTAATAGCATGCTAGACTCTTGCAAATACTGCTCAAGCGTTTGTTTTTACAACCTGTGTTTGCCTTCATGCTTACATTACAGTACTACAAACCAAATTCGTATGTTTGGAATGTACAGAAAAAAGCAAATGAAGCCCAGTGATTAAATGTTCCTTATCTACCAGTAACTTGTTTAGTACAGCTAAAAACTGTTcttattctttgaaaaaaattgttagtTAAAATTTGAGTTCATTTGTAAACTCCTTACACTAAAGTAATTATATAATGCACCAACAGTTTATCTGTCAGATTTTAAGAAGGCCgattttggagggggggggggggggtggttgcGGAAAAACAACAATAGCAAAGAAaaactctttttattttaaccatatgtaaagTACACCAACTTAAGTTTATCTGCGAAAGTTGAAGAAAATCGACCCTTTGGTTCTTTTTAGGGGTGATctcaaaatacaggtacatttacTTAATTATATATTCGAAATTGTCATTTTCCGTAATTCGAAGCAGATTGATAATATACTACAACagctttttttcttaaattttaatatgTTATTAGTAATACCATTTTCTACcttatatgttaaaaataataaaggactatatatggtttgggcctaaaatggcccctttAAATGAACATCGTCATTTTACTGTTATTCTTTGTATTCTTGGTACAGGtatacatttgatatttttttcataactttcattttgattaaactgcccacagtttaaaaatatgacatcatgaagagtaccttttcccgccattttcgcatttttagcataaaacggcttgttttgaagcagttctttcagaaaacattgaGCAATTGCTTGaacaacaacaatatttttaccaaagatgtatctatccagaacttataagtgacaaaaaattcgTTTTTGTTTAAAgcgtcgctctatatttcccattcgaaaaaagattagaaaaatgtcaaattttgactgattttgattgaattataaaaatagcgtcacttctgacggcatatactgccagtgagtgcaaataaatcaaataaatcggCCAAACATATAATTTATGTCACCTCCTctgaaaaataacacaacaatttaatgtacctgaaacaatatcaaaaattgcgaattatgggggccaaatttgactaatatcatatatagttcttttactgtctggtttttagtgggggccatctcaaaatatgaaaatgcaccaaattttgctaatATTTGGAATATTACAAGTGTTGACTGGTATAACGAATtcgttaaaaaataataaaagtacCCCCGAGGATAGCATTATTCTGTGTGTAGATTTTCAACGGCGTACTgcttatactttttcttttatcttaCTTCTGATAACGCACTCCTATTAAGccttattttatcataacgtcataaatgCAGAATGACAACGCTCACCTACCGCACAACGAAAAactagttttaaaaataagatttccCTTTAAAAAGCTTAATATTTTAATCGGTATTTTGTTGATTGTGTTCAATtgtataaatgatatcgaaaaaaaaattcattaaaagaacaaaattaataatacaatgtatTCTAGTAGAATGCGCAgaaacatgcgcaatgaaaactaaagtcaGCTTCCTTAAATAATGATCTGGAAGCTTTCAAAAATACACATAAACGTCCCTCTTTAAGGAAATATATAGTTGTCATCTTTTGACTAAAAGAattcaataattaaaacaaaaaagtaaagCATGTTCTGTAATTTGAATTTAATCggaataaaatgtttaatagaCACAAACACATGGCTTTCCCTGAAAAGAGAATAAAACGTACAAATTTCAGCTGCAAAATTGTTCAACctttgtaattataaaaaaagttaACCGTCGAGCAAGCATTAAGTTGCAATTCAcctattgtaatattttttgtaactgTTTGTTCTTACCAGTGGTTTTTCGCAAACATAGTGGTTCTTTTGTCCACAGCTGTCGACGTGCCAGTGGTATTTGTAGGACCTCTTGAACAGACCGCAGTTGTAGTCACCGTGCTCATGATACACGGGTTCGTTACTGTACCAGTCAAATTTGTGGCAGGGCTTGGCGACGAATCCCCAGCACCATCTGTGTTTGTTGGGTCGCAGAATGTCGTTCAGGCCAAGCCAAGATCCTCCTCTTACTATTCAGTTAAAATCAATGTTAGGGTTACAATCTCTGCTATGACATTATCTTGAGTACTCGAAATGTAGTATCGATGTTTAAACGTAATAGGTTTGGGTAAATAATCCACATACCTCCATAGACACTCAGCATGTGTCTGACGTACGTGTTCTCGTGAGATTGGTCAATAGAGACCAGATAACCACCCATGGCGGCACATTTCATCTACAATTAACGTTAAGAATTACCACCAATGCTTCGGTGAAACATTTAATATCAGGTCCTATGATCTCTGTCACTTACTGAGGCTGTGTACCAGTTGAGCTTTTGTCTGCTGAACCAATAACAACGGTTGTTGTACTGATGCCATCCTGGTCCGCAGCCACTTGCTACAAATTTTGCTGCAGCATACTTAAAGGCGTGGTACTTTGGTGCAAAGTCATAGCTGGCCTCAGACACTGGCAAATAAAGAGAAAAGAAGATTATCATTGATGAGGGTGTTGTCTTCTGCCTACATAAATTTCAGATTCCGTTCGTTCTCCGCaatttattcttttattcaattaactcttttttaattaatgaatatcctaagtaaacattattttttttattgtagaaaATGATAATCACCGATAAGAATTTAGAAAATGTAAAAGAGAAAACAGCATTATGTCTTACGTGTATATTCTATTGAAAGCATTATTTGATgtgtattattttcattatatacgattttcttcaaaaaagtAAGTTACAATAGAAAGTCAATACTTTATTAACAAATGGTGTCTTACCAGCCACGAAAACACCGAGAGCAAGAGCAACTGCTATGGCTATGTTCATCTTGGGACAAGTCCTGATTGGTGACTTCTGTCAAATACATCTCGTTTTATAATGTTGACGACATCAGATCAATTTCACTATTTTTGCCTTATTCATGTATGTCAAATTAACCATAGTGTTGTTGACTTTTGCGCAAATTCAGCAATATAATCTATTGTAATATCTTATATGCAGTTGTGTACACTCCATTAATTTCGTTCATTTATTATAATGCGCTAGTCCTTTTACATGCAGAGTAAAGCTGTTACGTTTAGCAGGTATATATAGTTCATAGTATTTGAAAAGCAGAAATCAGTTTCCAAAAGATACTGGAGCCATGAAGTCGTTTGTAGCAGTCGTTCTTTTGATTTGCCTTTGGGCAGGTAAAGTTCACCTTATGACTCAAGAAATTTAATAATAGcttcaaaaataacaaagatCGTGAAATTATTTCCAGTTTTATGATTTCCAttagaatataaataaaagctatgtctttttgtgtttaatttgttttcttttgggGAATTTGAATTGTATAGgtcaaaatttgaagaaaaaagaaaaacagtgaACTTGTAGGTCTAGATCATGTGTGAGTAGTTTAAGTTTTCTTTGAACTCGTGTAAATATGTATACCCATTCACAtacgttgttgttgttgatatttCAGTTGTAAACGCCAGCTATGATAATGCCCCCAAATACAGTGCCTTTGGTTATGCCGCCGCAAAGCTCACTGGCAGACACTGTCCTCCCGGATGGCTCCAGTACCACCAGAGCTGTTACTACTTCAGCAGGGACAGGCTGAGCTGGTGGCAGGCTTCGGTACTATTCATACAACATGAACTACATATAGATAATATTAGCAATTGACATTCAAAGTTCATTGTTTTTAGTTGAATATATCGTTTGGTAAGGAATGATCCTTTACAGTGTAAAAACTTGatgtgtttttacttttaaagtaaaaaaaaattcttctaatTCAGATGAAATGTGCCTCTATGGGAGGATTCCTGTGTAACATTGATGAAGCTCACGAGAACACTTACATCAGACATCATCTGTCTATGTACCAAGGTAAAATACCCACATAAGTTTAAAAAACCACTTGCTGTATACTCCTATCTAATTCGAGTTTATttccgtatttttttttattaaataaagcATAAATGGGATTGAAATACGTGTACTCAGTATACGATTTTAATTTTGTAGTATCCCCTGGAGCGTGGTTCGGTTTAAACGACTGCTTTTATCCCAACGTCCACAGATGGGGCTGGGGATTCTCCAACAAACGATGCCACAAGTTTGACTGGTATGCTGGCGAGCCTGTGTACCATCAGAAAGGAGACTATAACTGT carries:
- the LOC128161661 gene encoding perlucin-like protein; the encoded protein is MKSPIRTCPKMNIVIAVALALGVLVAVSEASYDFAPKYSAFKYAAAKFVSGGCGPGWHQYNNRCYWFSRQKLNWYTASMKCVAMGGYLVSIDQSHENTYVRHMLSVYGVRGGSWLGLNDILRPNKHRWCWGFVAKPCHKFDWYSNEPVYHEHGDYNCGMFKRSYKFHWHVDSCGQKNHYVCEKPLGKPCVCVY
- the LOC128161683 gene encoding perlucin-like protein — its product is MKSFVAVVLLICLWAVVNASYDNAPKYSAFGYAAAKLTGRHCPPGWLQYHQSCYYFSRDRLSWWQASMKCASMGGFLCNIDEAHENTYIRHHLSMYQVSPGAWFGLNDCFYPNVHRWGWGFSNKRCHKFDWYAGEPVYHQKGDYNCGIFWSSYKYHWHVDSCTQRNYYVCEMKMGKPCKCQY
- the LOC128161693 gene encoding perlucin-like protein, whose product is MKSFVAVALIICLWAVVNASYDNAPKYSAFGYAAAKLTGRHCPPRWLQYHQSCYYFSRDRMSWWQASMKCASMGGFLCNIDEAHENTYIRHHLSMYQVSPGAWFGLNDCLYPNVHRWGWGFSNKRCHKFDWYAGEPVYHQKGDYNCGIFWSNYKYHWHVDSCTQRNYYVCEMKMGKPCKCQY
- the LOC128161662 gene encoding perlucin-like protein, which translates into the protein MNIAIAVALALGVFVAVSEASYDFAPKYHAFKYAAAKFVASGCGPGWHQYNNRCYWFSRQKLNWYTASMKCAAMGGYLVSIDQSHENTYVRHMLSVYGVRGGSWLGLNDILRPNKHRWCWGFVAKPCHKFDWYSNEPVYHEHGDYNCGLFKRSYKYHWHVDSCGQKNHYVCEKPLGKPCVCVY